The following is a genomic window from Devosia neptuniae.
CAAGCTTGTTTCCGCATCATAACCCCATCGAAGAAGGCGAGTTGATAGGAAGGGTGCGCGCGCAATCCAAGCGGACACTCGCCTACGTAAATTATCGATGTGCTGAATATGCCATTTTTGACGGTCATATCTCTCGTGCGACCGAGAATATGTGCAATGCAAGTCCTCAGATTGTTGAGGCGTACGATACTACCGCTCTAAAAAACGAGTGTCGCTGTTTGCGTGAAATCGTCGACACTGTGGGAAGGCAACTCTTCTTGGAAGACACTGTGTACGAACCCCAAGGTGGCAAGCAAAAAGCATGATCACAAAACTCCTCATCGCCAATCGCGGCGAGATTGCCTGCCGGGTCATCAAAACCGCCAAGCGGATGGGTATTGCGACGGTCGCGATCTATTCCGATGCGGATCGGGAGGCGCTGCATGTGCGCATGGCCGACGAAGCGGTGCATATTGGGGCTTCGCCGGCCAAGGACAGCTATCTGCAGATTGATAAGATCATTGCGGCTTGCCGGGAGACGGGCGCGGAGGCGGTGCATCCGGGTTATGGGTTTTTGAGCGAGAATCCCAAATTTGCCGAGGCGCTGGCGGCGGCGGGGATCATCTTTGTCGGGCCGCCGGTGAAAGCCATCGAGGCGATGGGGGACAAGATTACCTCCAAGCGCATCGCAGCGGAGGCCGGGGTTTCGACTGTGCCGGGGCACATGGGGCTGATCGCCGATGCGGCGGAGGCGGTGTCGATTGCCAAGGAGATTGGCTATCCGGTGATGATCAAGGCCTCGGCCGGTGGCGGTGGCAAGGGCATGCGGATTGCCTGGAACGATGCGGAGGCGCGCGAAGGGTTTGAGCGGAGCAAGTCGGAGGCGGCGAGCTCGTTCGGGGATGACCGGATTTTTATCGAGAAATTCGTGACCGATCCGCGCCATATCGAAATCCAGCTGATCGGGGATAGTCACGGCAACGTACTCTATCTCAATGAGCGGGAATGCTCGATTCAGCGGCGCAATCAGAAGGTGATCGAGGAAGCGCCGAGCCCGTTTCTGGATGCACAGACGCGTCGGGCGATGGGCGAGCAGGCGGTGGCCCTGGCCAAGGCCGTCGGCTACCAGAGCGCGGGGACGGTGGAATTCATCGTCGATAACCAGCGCAATTTCTATTTCCTCGAAATGAATACGCGGTTGCAGGTGGAGCATCCGGTGACCGAGCTGATCACCGGGCTCGATCTGGTGGAGCTGATGCTGCGCGTGGCCAATGGCGAGGCGCTGCCGCTGGGCCAGGATGAGGTGAAGCTGAATGGCTGGGCCATTGAAAGCCGGCTTTATGCGGAGGACCCGTATCGGAATTTTCTGCCATCGACCGGGCGGCTGACGCGGTATCGGCCGCCGGTGGAAAGTAGCGATGCGGCTCTGGTGGTGCGCAACGACACCGGAGTGTTCGAGGGCGGGGAGATTTCCACCTTTTACGATCCGATGATCGCCAAGCTGTGCACCTGGGCGCCCAGCCGGATCGAGGCGATCGACGCCATGGCGACGGCGCTGGACAGTTTTGAGGTCGAGGGGGTGGGCAACAACCTGCCCTTCCTGTCGACGGTGATGGACCAGGAGCGGTTCCGCGAGGGGCGGCTGACCACGGGCTATATCGCCGAGGAATTTCCCGAAGGCTTTACCGGCGCGGTGCTGCCGCGCGGGCGGGTGTTTGAAGTCGCCGCGGTGGCGGCGATGATGCAATTGGTGTTGGAGGAACGCAAAGGGCAGGTTACCCGCACGCCGCTGGGCCATTCCACCGAGGTTTATGGCGAGTGGGTGGTGGTGATCGCGGGCGAACAGGTGCCGCTCAAGCTGCATCGGCTGGACCCCGAGGGAAGCTGGGAACTCAACCTGTTCGATCAGGCGGCGATGGCCGAGCGGTTCGACTGGGCGCCGGGGCGTACCATCGCGCGGATCGAATGGGCGGGCGGGGCGGCCAGTGTCGTCAAGGTCAATCGGACGACGTCGGGGTTCCGCATTCGGTATTGCGGGGCGGATCTGAAGGTGATGGTGGTGCGGCCGCATGTGGCGCGGCTGCTGTCGCTGATGCCGGTCAAGGTACCGCCCGACATGAGCAAGTTCCTGCTGTGCCCGATGCCGGGGCAGGTGGTGCGGATCGATGTGGCGGTAGGCGATGTCGTCGAGGATGGGCAGACGCTGGCCATTGTCGAGGCGATGAAGATGGAAAACGTGCTTAAGGCGCAGAAGCGGGCGCGGGTGAGCAAGGTGCATGTGGTGCCGGGGGCGGTGCTGGCGGTGGATCAGGTGATGATCGAGTTTGAGGGAGTGTAGTGGTGCCCACTAATTTCGCCCATTGGGCCGCACTCGCTCAAAAGGAACTCCGCGACGTCCCGCTCTCCTCGCTCGATCGCGATTATGGCGGCATCCCGGTAAAACCCGTCTATTTCGGCGAGGGCGCGGAAATTCCCGGGGTCGAGCCGTTTACCCGCGGCGTGCGGGCGACGATGTATGCCAACCGTCCTTGGACCATCCGGCAATATGCCGGTTTCTCCACCGCGCGGGAGAGCAATGCGTTTTATCGGCAGGCGCTGGAGAAGGGGCAGAAGGGGCTGTCTGTCGCCTTCGATCTAGCGACGCATCGGGGCTATGACAGTGACCATCCGCGGGTGATGGGCGATGTCGGCAAGGCCGGGGTGGCGATCGACACAGTGGAGGACATGAAGCAGCTGTTTGACGGGATTCCGCTCGATCAGATGAGTGTGTCCATGACCATGAACGGGGCAGTGATCCCGGTGCTGGCCATGTTTATCGTGGCGGCGGAAGAGCAGGGGGTGAGCCAGGCCAAGCTTGAGGGAACGATCCAGAACGACATTCTCAAGGAGTTCATGGTTCGTAACACTTACATCTATCCGCCTGAGCCCTCGATGCGGATTGTGGGCGATATCATCGCGCATACGGCGCGCAGCATGCCCAAATTCAACTCGATTTCGATCTCGGGCTATCACATGCATGAGGCGGGAGCGACCGCCGTGCAGGAGCTGGCCTATACGCTGGCCGATGGCGTGGAATATGTGCGGGCGGCGCAGGCGCGGGGGCTGGATATCGATGCTTTTGCCGGGCGGCTGAGCTTCTTTTTCGGCATTGGCATGAACTTCTTTCTGGAGTTGGCCAAGCTGCGCGCGGCGCGGCAGCTGTGGAGCGAGATCATGACCGGACTGGGGGCGAAGGACCCGCGCAGCAAGATGCTGCGCACCCATTGCCAGACTTCGGGCGTGTCGCTGACCGAGCAGGACCCGCATAATAATGTGATCCGCACGACCATCGAGGCGCTGGCGGCGGTGTTGGGCGGCACGCAGAGCCTCCACACCAATTCGTTTGATGAGGCGATTGCGCTGCCGACCGAATTTTCGAGCCGGCTGGCGCGTAATACGCAATTGATTTTGCAGCATGAAAGCCGGGTGACTGACGTGGTCGATCCGCTAGGCGGGTCTTATTACATCGAGGCGCTGACGGCGGAATTGGTGAATGGGGCGAAGCTGCTGATCGGGGAAGCCGAAATGGCCGGGGGGATGACGCAGGCGGTGCAGGCCGGTGGGCCGAAACTGGCCATCGAGACGGCGGCGGCGCTGCGGCAGGCGCGGGTGGACCGGGGCGAGGATGTGATTGTCGGGGTCAATCGTTACCGGCCCGACACCGAGGACGCCATCGAGATCAGAGAGATCGACAATGCCAAGGTGCGGGCCGAGCAGATTGCGCAACTGGAGCGGGTGCGGGCGAGCCGGGACGAGATCAAATGCCAGCAAATGCTATCGGGTCTGCGCGAATTTGCCGCCAAGGATGAGGGCAATTTGCTGGAAGCCGCGATAGAGGCGGCGCGGGCGCGGGCGAGCTTGGGCGAGATCAGTCAGGCGATGGAGGATGTGTTCGGGCGGCACGCGGCGGTGACGCGGGTGATTTCGGGGGTCTATGGCGCCAGCTATGGCGATGATCCGGAATTTTCCGCCATTGTCGGGCGGATCGATGCGTTCAAGTCCGCGCGGGGGCGGGCGCCCTCGATCTTTATCGCCAAGATGGGGCAGGACGGGCATGACCGCGGCGCCAAGGTGATCGCCTCGGCCTTCGCCGATCTGGGCTTTGCCGTGCATATGGGCGAGCTGTTCGAGACAGCGCCCGAAGTGGCGGCGCATGCCGATGAGCTGCGGGTGGATGCGGTGGGCGTGTCATCGCTGGCGGCGGGGCACAAGACGCTGGTGCCGGAGCTGATGTCGGCGCTGCGGTACCGCGAATTGGGTGAGGTAACGGTGATCGTGGGCGGGGTCATTCCTGAGCAGGATTATGATTTCCTGTTCGATGCAGGGGTGGCCGAGATTTTCGGACCGGGGACCAATGTGCTGGCAGCCGCTTTTTCGGTGTTGAGCCAGATCGAAGGAAGGCTGAGCAACCGGTGATCGGGCGGCTCAACCATATCGCCATTGCCGTGCCGGACTTGGCGGCGGCGGCGGCGAAATATCGCGATATGCTCGGCGCACAGGTGGGGGCGGTGCAGGTGCTGCCCGAGCATGGCGTGAATGTGGTGTTCATCGACACGGGCAACACCAAAGTGGAATTGCTGGAACCGTTGGGAGAGGGCTCGCCGATCGCCGGGTTTCTAAACAGGAACCCCGGCGGGGGCATGCACCACATGTGCTTTGAGGTACCCGATCTGACTGTGGCAGTGGCGCGGCTGACGGCCGGTGGCGCTCGCGTGCTGGGCGAACCCAGGATCGGCGCCCATGGCAGGCCGGTGGTGTTTCTGCATCCCAAGGACTTTGATGGGACGCTGATTGAGTTGGAAGAGGTTTAGGACCTCAAGCGAAAATCCCCCGATCCTTCGCAACGATTTCCGCTAAAAACTCCGCCACGATACCAACCCTTCGCAATGCGCGCAGGTCTTCGTGGACGACGGTCCAATAGGCGCGGGTGAGGCTGTGCTCGGGCAAGACTGGAACGAGGTTCGGATCACCCTCTGCCATGAAGCCATGCAGGATGCCGATGCCCGCGCCGGCGCGGACGGCCTCGGTTTGGCCCATGGCGGTGGAGACGGACAGGGTCGAGTGCCAATCGGGCAGGAAGGCGCTGGTATAGTCGAGCGAGGCCGAGAAGAGCAGGTCATCAACATAGCCGACGAGGTGGTGGGAGGA
Proteins encoded in this region:
- the scpA gene encoding methylmalonyl-CoA mutase; this encodes MVPTNFAHWAALAQKELRDVPLSSLDRDYGGIPVKPVYFGEGAEIPGVEPFTRGVRATMYANRPWTIRQYAGFSTARESNAFYRQALEKGQKGLSVAFDLATHRGYDSDHPRVMGDVGKAGVAIDTVEDMKQLFDGIPLDQMSVSMTMNGAVIPVLAMFIVAAEEQGVSQAKLEGTIQNDILKEFMVRNTYIYPPEPSMRIVGDIIAHTARSMPKFNSISISGYHMHEAGATAVQELAYTLADGVEYVRAAQARGLDIDAFAGRLSFFFGIGMNFFLELAKLRAARQLWSEIMTGLGAKDPRSKMLRTHCQTSGVSLTEQDPHNNVIRTTIEALAAVLGGTQSLHTNSFDEAIALPTEFSSRLARNTQLILQHESRVTDVVDPLGGSYYIEALTAELVNGAKLLIGEAEMAGGMTQAVQAGGPKLAIETAAALRQARVDRGEDVIVGVNRYRPDTEDAIEIREIDNAKVRAEQIAQLERVRASRDEIKCQQMLSGLREFAAKDEGNLLEAAIEAARARASLGEISQAMEDVFGRHAAVTRVISGVYGASYGDDPEFSAIVGRIDAFKSARGRAPSIFIAKMGQDGHDRGAKVIASAFADLGFAVHMGELFETAPEVAAHADELRVDAVGVSSLAAGHKTLVPELMSALRYRELGEVTVIVGGVIPEQDYDFLFDAGVAEIFGPGTNVLAAAFSVLSQIEGRLSNR
- a CDS encoding acetyl-CoA carboxylase biotin carboxylase subunit — translated: MITKLLIANRGEIACRVIKTAKRMGIATVAIYSDADREALHVRMADEAVHIGASPAKDSYLQIDKIIAACRETGAEAVHPGYGFLSENPKFAEALAAAGIIFVGPPVKAIEAMGDKITSKRIAAEAGVSTVPGHMGLIADAAEAVSIAKEIGYPVMIKASAGGGGKGMRIAWNDAEAREGFERSKSEAASSFGDDRIFIEKFVTDPRHIEIQLIGDSHGNVLYLNERECSIQRRNQKVIEEAPSPFLDAQTRRAMGEQAVALAKAVGYQSAGTVEFIVDNQRNFYFLEMNTRLQVEHPVTELITGLDLVELMLRVANGEALPLGQDEVKLNGWAIESRLYAEDPYRNFLPSTGRLTRYRPPVESSDAALVVRNDTGVFEGGEISTFYDPMIAKLCTWAPSRIEAIDAMATALDSFEVEGVGNNLPFLSTVMDQERFREGRLTTGYIAEEFPEGFTGAVLPRGRVFEVAAVAAMMQLVLEERKGQVTRTPLGHSTEVYGEWVVVIAGEQVPLKLHRLDPEGSWELNLFDQAAMAERFDWAPGRTIARIEWAGGAASVVKVNRTTSGFRIRYCGADLKVMVVRPHVARLLSLMPVKVPPDMSKFLLCPMPGQVVRIDVAVGDVVEDGQTLAIVEAMKMENVLKAQKRARVSKVHVVPGAVLAVDQVMIEFEGV
- the mce gene encoding methylmalonyl-CoA epimerase, whose amino-acid sequence is MIGRLNHIAIAVPDLAAAAAKYRDMLGAQVGAVQVLPEHGVNVVFIDTGNTKVELLEPLGEGSPIAGFLNRNPGGGMHHMCFEVPDLTVAVARLTAGGARVLGEPRIGAHGRPVVFLHPKDFDGTLIELEEV